Proteins from one Candidatus Methylomirabilis lanthanidiphila genomic window:
- a CDS encoding protein tyrosine phosphatase — protein MTRLRVLFLCTHNSARSQMAEGFLRALAGAHFDVASAGTEATRVHPLAIRVMDEVGIDLTGHTSKTIDAFLNQPWDYVITVCDSANERCPIFPGKTTRLHWSFDDPSQAADTDEDQLQTFRHVRDEIHATLRDWLAD, from the coding sequence ATGACCAGACTGCGAGTACTTTTTCTTTGCACCCACAACTCGGCGCGAAGCCAGATGGCAGAGGGATTCCTGCGCGCTCTGGCTGGAGCGCACTTCGACGTGGCCAGCGCGGGTACCGAGGCCACACGCGTACATCCCCTGGCGATTCGCGTGATGGATGAAGTTGGAATCGATCTGACCGGACACACCTCAAAGACCATCGATGCGTTCCTTAACCAGCCGTGGGACTATGTGATTACAGTCTGCGATAGCGCCAATGAACGTTGTCCGATCTTTCCGGGAAAGACGACCCGCCTCCACTGGAGTTTCGACGATCCCTCACAGGCCGCCGACACAGATGAGGATCAACTACAGACGTTCCGCCACGTTCGTGATGAGATCCACGCCACGCTTCGCGACTGGCTTGCCGATTAA